Proteins co-encoded in one Pseudobdellovibrionaceae bacterium genomic window:
- the pbpC gene encoding penicillin-binding protein 1C produces the protein MKRLKFYKIAFLFFILLAVTVGGGRWLASPLRDHISFSREVYDRQGRLLRLTLSGDEKYRIWTPLEDIHPQYVESVLLYEDRYFFYHIGVNPVSLLKAAFSYTQNTKGPGASTITMQLARIKYGLKTQTLKGKIKQILYALRLEAQHSKKEILETYLNLIPFGGPIEGVGSASRVLFGKAPKDLHLSESLWLTLIPQNPTQRGRLANKTSQSPVLKQAFTKLSKMWLEKHPQDQEWATLPDIPNMVTRLKKLPFLAPHFTNMVLSESEKLVVKSTLDFQIQRLVEKKLSHFVNSKSALGVQNAVALVIHHETQEVLAYVGSKDFFNDEIGGQVNGVLAKRSPGSTLKPFVYALAFEQGLIHPRTLLKDTPSVFASYHPENFDQKFLGPITAEQALRLSRNIPAVSLNQRLVDPNLYQFLKKAHIHFPYDEKHYGLSLVLGGTEVSPWEMAHLYSMLANLGQWSPLRWDMEGEQSFASSNPLHAQTVVASPLEDASRLSTSDEKTTQVYSSATSQSSRVQTLLSEESSFVTLDILAGTPKPYQNYQAQWVSDPIPVAWKTGTSPGFRDAWTAGVMGPYTIVVWLGNFDNTPNPAFVGIELAAPLFFQIADGLSQTDFQKPFWNNPTGLDLQRAEVCSVSGHLPHEHCPHTTPTWFQSGVSPITSCDVHRPVPIDRITGLRSCTGMTSQTEIKVYEFWPTDLQRLFKQAGIHRKLAPAFSPECGLSDTAHLGKKPQITSPQKDITYLKSLTTAEGQNTLTLEATADSDSSELYWFIDKSFIGKSKSREPLLYKALKSGTHTFTVIDDLGRSDSVKAELQIVR, from the coding sequence GTGAAACGATTGAAGTTTTATAAGATCGCTTTTTTGTTTTTTATCCTCTTGGCTGTGACTGTGGGAGGCGGGCGATGGCTTGCCTCCCCTTTGCGCGATCATATTTCTTTTTCCAGAGAAGTTTACGATCGGCAGGGTCGACTGCTGCGCTTGACTCTGTCTGGTGATGAGAAGTATCGCATTTGGACTCCTTTAGAAGATATCCATCCCCAATATGTGGAGTCGGTCTTACTTTATGAGGACCGATATTTCTTTTACCATATTGGAGTCAATCCCGTTTCACTTCTCAAAGCCGCCTTCAGTTATACGCAAAACACCAAAGGCCCAGGGGCTTCGACCATCACCATGCAGCTGGCCCGCATTAAATACGGGTTAAAAACCCAAACTCTTAAAGGAAAAATCAAACAAATTTTATATGCACTAAGATTAGAAGCTCAGCATTCCAAAAAAGAAATTTTAGAAACCTATTTGAACCTGATTCCCTTTGGGGGCCCTATAGAGGGCGTTGGGAGCGCCAGCCGTGTGCTATTTGGCAAAGCTCCTAAAGACCTGCACCTTTCTGAAAGTTTATGGCTGACACTTATTCCTCAAAATCCGACACAAAGAGGGCGACTTGCAAACAAAACGTCCCAGTCCCCTGTTTTAAAACAGGCCTTCACCAAACTTTCTAAAATGTGGTTGGAAAAACATCCGCAAGACCAAGAATGGGCGACCTTGCCAGACATTCCCAACATGGTTACTCGTTTAAAAAAACTCCCTTTCTTAGCGCCGCATTTTACCAATATGGTTTTATCGGAATCAGAAAAACTTGTGGTGAAAAGCACTCTAGATTTTCAAATTCAAAGACTGGTGGAAAAAAAGTTAAGTCACTTTGTAAACTCCAAAAGTGCTTTAGGGGTGCAGAATGCTGTGGCTTTGGTGATTCACCATGAAACCCAAGAGGTGCTTGCCTATGTGGGCTCTAAAGATTTTTTTAATGATGAGATTGGAGGGCAGGTCAACGGTGTGCTGGCCAAACGTTCTCCTGGTTCTACCCTTAAACCTTTTGTGTATGCCCTAGCTTTTGAACAAGGGCTCATCCATCCAAGGACTTTATTAAAAGATACGCCCTCGGTGTTTGCCTCTTATCATCCTGAAAACTTTGACCAAAAATTTTTAGGACCGATCACCGCCGAGCAGGCTCTGAGGCTCAGTCGTAATATTCCTGCTGTGAGTCTGAATCAACGTCTTGTGGACCCCAACCTGTATCAGTTTTTAAAAAAGGCGCACATTCATTTTCCTTATGATGAAAAGCACTATGGCTTAAGTTTGGTCTTAGGTGGCACCGAAGTGTCCCCTTGGGAGATGGCCCATCTGTACAGCATGCTGGCAAACCTTGGGCAGTGGTCCCCTTTGCGCTGGGACATGGAAGGTGAGCAGAGTTTCGCATCATCTAACCCCTTACACGCACAGACCGTAGTGGCATCCCCCCTTGAAGATGCTTCACGGCTCTCCACCTCCGACGAGAAGACCACCCAGGTATATTCCTCTGCTACTTCTCAAAGTTCTAGAGTTCAAACTTTGCTTTCTGAAGAGAGCAGTTTTGTGACCTTAGACATTCTAGCAGGTACACCTAAGCCTTATCAGAATTATCAAGCCCAGTGGGTGTCTGACCCCATTCCTGTGGCGTGGAAGACGGGAACCTCTCCTGGTTTTAGGGACGCATGGACTGCGGGAGTTATGGGGCCTTATACAATTGTGGTGTGGTTAGGAAACTTTGATAACACACCTAATCCTGCCTTTGTGGGGATTGAGCTGGCTGCACCTCTGTTTTTTCAGATTGCCGACGGTTTAAGCCAGACTGACTTTCAAAAGCCTTTTTGGAATAATCCCACGGGTTTGGATCTGCAAAGAGCCGAGGTCTGTTCGGTCTCGGGGCATCTGCCGCATGAGCACTGCCCCCATACCACCCCAACATGGTTTCAATCAGGAGTTTCGCCGATCACATCTTGTGACGTGCATCGACCTGTACCCATTGATCGCATCACGGGACTTAGAAGCTGTACGGGCATGACCTCACAAACAGAAATCAAAGTGTATGAGTTCTGGCCCACAGACTTGCAAAGACTTTTTAAACAAGCGGGGATACATCGCAAACTGGCACCTGCTTTTTCTCCTGAATGTGGGTTGAGTGATACGGCTCACTTGGGTAAAAAACCTCAGATCACATCTCCGCAAAAAGACATCACGTATTTAAAAAGTTTAACCACCGCCGAAGGGCAGAACACCCTCACCCTTGAAGCCACTGCGGACAGTGATAGCTCTGAACTTTATTGGTTTATAGATAAAAGTTTTATTGGCAAAAGCAAAAGCCGTGAGCCCTTACTTTATAAAGCCTTAAAATCAGGGACACACACTTTTACTGTTATTGATGATTTGGGGCGCTCGGATTCGGTCAAAGCAGAGTTACAGATTGTACGTTAA
- a CDS encoding type II and III secretion system protein: MQNFILLWIYNSLIYWSLGLLLYTTVEARAASTALPSPIVLTVGESTTLDVTPQSQIYIQKRILNPKTTGSRLVLTATHQGQTLVKVDEQSHLILVLTEEDRTSFLALQNTFSKHPSIHIHLNNEGLLIRGEALSAFDFENIFTWRDAFLFGLPVVLQVTCPEFLTAEVSVLFSQRLKQAVTLPTGPIESLKLKAPPNKEARAWLKQFDLKFTYDEVDIQPMGRLKIYFAEVKKNKLEQISPILNSTHPLKPLALEQLLTSEYKHTNEHLFSSVGSQTEILLFDQQTAKIHSGGEFPILNQSFHRSDVSWKQFGLFLDVIGKDLDETSSILDLNFKLSMVVSSSNESSIPSLTSDSWVQKIRILKNHTYILKSGFTKHHLHGQQGSSIFKYIPLLKFLFQGRSKNTGDSDLVLVLTLTDTPL, from the coding sequence ATGCAAAACTTCATTCTCTTATGGATTTATAATTCTTTAATTTACTGGTCCTTAGGGCTACTCCTTTATACAACTGTTGAGGCACGTGCGGCTTCGACAGCGTTGCCTTCGCCTATTGTTCTGACTGTCGGAGAAAGTACCACTTTAGATGTCACGCCTCAGTCGCAGATCTATATTCAAAAGCGAATTTTAAATCCTAAAACAACAGGAAGTCGGCTGGTTTTGACTGCCACACACCAAGGACAGACCCTTGTGAAAGTTGATGAACAAAGTCATCTGATCCTCGTTCTGACAGAAGAAGACCGTACCTCTTTTTTAGCTTTGCAAAATACTTTTTCTAAACATCCTTCTATTCACATTCACCTTAATAACGAGGGGCTTCTGATCCGTGGAGAGGCCTTGAGTGCCTTTGACTTTGAAAATATTTTTACCTGGCGAGACGCTTTCCTCTTCGGGTTACCTGTTGTTTTGCAAGTGACTTGTCCCGAGTTTCTAACGGCAGAAGTCAGCGTGCTCTTTTCGCAAAGACTCAAACAAGCTGTGACTCTGCCCACAGGTCCCATTGAATCTCTTAAACTTAAAGCGCCACCAAATAAAGAAGCCAGAGCTTGGCTGAAACAGTTTGATCTTAAATTCACCTATGACGAAGTAGACATTCAACCCATGGGGCGATTAAAAATTTATTTTGCCGAAGTAAAAAAGAATAAACTGGAGCAGATTTCCCCTATCCTTAACTCCACTCATCCCCTTAAACCTCTGGCTCTGGAACAGCTTTTGACCTCTGAATACAAACACACCAACGAGCACTTGTTTTCCAGTGTAGGAAGCCAAACAGAAATTTTACTTTTTGATCAGCAGACCGCTAAAATTCATTCAGGGGGTGAATTTCCGATTCTGAATCAAAGCTTTCATCGGTCGGACGTGTCGTGGAAACAGTTTGGTCTTTTTTTAGATGTTATTGGTAAAGACCTTGATGAAACCAGCAGCATCTTAGATTTAAATTTTAAACTTTCCATGGTGGTCAGCAGCAGTAATGAAAGCTCGATCCCCAGTCTAACCAGTGACAGCTGGGTGCAAAAGATTAGGATTTTAAAAAATCACACTTACATTTTAAAAAGTGGTTTCACTAAACATCACCTGCATGGACAACAAGGAAGTTCCATCTTTAAATACATCCCACTGCTGAAGTTTTTATTTCAAGGACGAAGTAAAAACACGGGGGATTCTGACTTGGTACTTGTCCTCACTCTGACTGATACCCCGCTTTAA
- a CDS encoding hybrid sensor histidine kinase/response regulator has product MDKPKVICVDDDSDNLDAVATILGRDFHVQPFRSGLQALEHLKKTPYEYSVIISDQRMPEISGIEFLEKTIEINPLPARILFTGYSNIEVTIEAINKAHIYRYLTKPWEPADLLLTVKEGFEKYKLSLELRQKNELLEKALVDVQAMDKIKTNFMVLINHELKTPLTAISSYLELLKEEEDLGVLPKKYLSRIEEGCSRLKFLTNEVMYLLSDNNEVLNRINHGLAETNLSDLVRPYRQDENFKVTLKTEESVVAMAEKVLKNVVERLTQNALRFKSQGQVDLSIHDKGEGLLFEISNFSDPIDEKDLKRITEPFELNRDIMNHSGGLGLGLPIVQVLLKKVGSSLELSYDKGRFTARFVVRKRPLHMDASKLNFS; this is encoded by the coding sequence ATGGATAAACCTAAGGTAATATGCGTTGATGACGACAGCGACAACTTGGACGCCGTGGCCACTATATTGGGCCGCGACTTCCATGTTCAGCCCTTTAGGTCTGGTTTGCAAGCCCTAGAGCATTTAAAAAAAACACCCTATGAATACTCTGTTATTATTAGCGACCAACGCATGCCAGAGATCAGTGGTATTGAGTTTTTAGAAAAAACCATTGAAATCAATCCTCTGCCAGCACGTATTCTTTTTACAGGATATTCCAATATTGAAGTGACCATTGAGGCGATCAACAAAGCCCATATTTATCGCTATCTAACCAAACCTTGGGAGCCTGCGGATTTACTTTTAACGGTTAAAGAAGGCTTTGAAAAATACAAGCTGTCTTTGGAACTACGACAAAAAAATGAACTTTTAGAAAAGGCTCTGGTGGATGTGCAGGCCATGGATAAAATCAAAACTAATTTTATGGTCTTGATCAATCACGAGCTTAAAACCCCTCTGACAGCGATTTCTAGCTATTTAGAACTTTTAAAAGAAGAAGAGGATCTTGGAGTTTTACCTAAAAAGTATTTATCCAGAATTGAAGAAGGCTGCTCAAGGCTTAAGTTTTTGACTAACGAAGTGATGTACTTGCTGAGCGACAACAATGAAGTTCTAAATCGCATCAATCACGGCTTAGCAGAAACCAATTTAAGTGATCTTGTCAGACCCTACCGTCAAGATGAAAACTTTAAGGTGACACTCAAGACCGAAGAGAGTGTGGTTGCTATGGCCGAAAAGGTTCTCAAAAATGTGGTCGAACGTCTCACACAAAATGCGTTGCGATTTAAATCTCAAGGACAGGTGGACTTAAGCATTCACGATAAAGGCGAAGGTTTACTGTTTGAGATCAGCAACTTCAGTGATCCTATTGATGAAAAGGACTTAAAACGAATCACGGAACCCTTTGAACTTAATCGTGATATTATGAACCACTCTGGTGGCTTGGGTCTAGGTCTTCCTATCGTTCAAGTTTTACTTAAAAAAGTGGGGAGCAGCTTGGAGCTGTCTTACGATAAAGGACGATTCACCGCAAGATTTGTTGTCCGAAAGCGTCCGCTTCACATGGACGCCTCAAAGCTCAACTTCAGCTAA
- a CDS encoding cupin domain-containing protein — MIVTRWQAPVVPTKEQIVHIFRVEGLQPEEEIYLPKQTVTEHKQPFDEVRMIVSGELLMNIAGNKLLLRAGDRILIPSNTRHAKEVRGDEPCISIYAQKVFHS; from the coding sequence ATGATTGTTACTAGATGGCAGGCTCCTGTGGTGCCCACAAAAGAGCAAATTGTGCATATATTTCGAGTAGAAGGCTTACAGCCAGAAGAGGAGATCTATCTCCCCAAACAGACTGTGACAGAGCATAAGCAGCCCTTTGACGAAGTCCGCATGATTGTTAGCGGGGAACTTTTGATGAACATTGCGGGCAATAAACTCCTACTCCGTGCAGGAGATCGCATTCTAATTCCTTCTAACACTAGACATGCTAAAGAGGTGCGCGGCGATGAACCTTGTATTAGCATTTATGCTCAAAAAGTTTTTCATTCTTAA
- a CDS encoding alpha-2-macroglobulin family protein, which produces MKRVLKFILSFFRAIFGKWRLALSWDKPAWLSKLCNKLTSSFLGRACANVKNKAQSSKLSQPRYLAFLGLGAMVLSGLLVAGYSAYQKYLESLPKPDYVGVSISAPQNTNPETKEIHGLRIHFSKSAAPMDQIGKEVTENAPTLSPALSGTWHWESDKSLVFTPQADLVAFQNDWLVGSTYTVSLNTKLFPSHLLFSKTKYEFNTAALFPRTTNSEFYIHPNNNKIRKALFTVTSSIPLDAEDFKKKVSLKISTKENALIGKGSQSLTPTISFNPELTQAYIESPALDMVGPDRQVELKLEKNLQSLRGGQGSTESLSASVDVPGKFSAFKVEKPQIIFARNEKFEPEQIITLETKVGVKSEDLLKSLKLYLLPETHDRVRQVQHGATVTAKDVREWYESDINSTALNNAEVLTPIAIPTPTPYSQTHSFKIIVPVDRYLYFSLSKGIKAMGDYELGKDVQHVVYSPNYTPELMFMSDGAILSLSGDGKLPLLARNVKQVEFEISRVLPEHINFLISRMVYNNSFTHPYHQDIEDFISERKVEKQNIPFHSETETQYFSLDLKSHKARSGFLYVRSKALQAGGVQKGRNSYYQLPSTERLILITDLGMIAKHTADQELYVYVQNLRTGQPMAQAKVDILGQNGIPVLTKMTDSQGHVVFPKFNFQREKKPLAIVARSGADVSYLPYQIPNRELAYSRFNTGGIHKPSQSEELSAMLFSDRGLYRPGETVNIGMILRSHLENTSEIEKLPLVVKVLDPRGNYIKQEKQKIPLFGLKDFHFTTQETSPTGTYVVQLYVTKTNNNYTYDQLISSTQVVLEEFQPDKLKIHTQLTPAKTVGWVPLTKLTARVSLKNLFGTAAENRMIKSELELIPTVPRTEKYRDYIFKYSREHLQTVKENLVDKTTDKNGEVEFDIDLEKYEGFYSVILRTQGYETGAGRSVEASASVFASTWKTIVGYKTDGSLNYIKRDSARSINLVALNSDLVPSAEDVTLQLHETQYVSALMKQNDGTYRYQSIKKEVLLNEDQKNIPASGLKLTLPTDKAGDFVYLVKNKEGQEINRIEFKVMGTTNLTRSLDRNAELQIVLNKEDYQPGEEIELQILAPYKGSGLITIERENVFAQKWFTTQSNTTIERIRIPNTVSGNAYVNVTFLRAIDSSEIYTSPLSYGVQPFSISLDKYKTQVNLQAPEKVKPGQALNIQYSASRPTSLILYGADEGILQVAKYTLPNPILHFFKKQALQVRTFQLLDLLLPEYSVLKNTSSPGGDDFNEALQRNLNPFKAKSLKPVVFWSGVLSASQKPQTFSYEVPDYFNGSIKIMAVASSKQGLGASETGSISRGDFIISPTTPVFVTPDDEIEVGVNVSNQSENPNASSSLTVKVVSSSHLSVSGASEQTLNVPVGREEGTSFKFKARREFGAANLKFEVHNGTESAKYSHELSVRPATPYITTIQAGIQDSLPLTIANPRVLAPELASQSLSLSFLPLSIGTALVQYLESFPYGCTEQIVSKAVPLLLTYAYDVGTERASTTHAHVISMLQRRQKTDGGFALYEGSGSSHTPATLYAITYLQEAQKHNLEVPEEMQEQLKEYLNSQDLRAFGNVHQVRMFTQSLYLRARYGENPKSDLVYLEQLLEKNFKGQWEQDVTAIYLAGLYQIIQNKNKGWDILKRVKMNEKISSNYEYYYDSAIRNGVYLRIIAQHFPERLASVLNHETWKSLLNPLLNGQYNTNSAAHILLAFSSLDNEKNKDGFPQGLKTEQTFQDGKTSELTLASGLVSKTQIDLGVTKLQLKGTAPTPLFYSLTQSGFDAELPTQEVKKRIEISRVVENQSGTPIKQVKMGDNIYIKVRWRTLKSEGVPHLVIVDLFPAGFELVSSSVNQNSASYVDYIDKREDRLVIYGYANAEMGQTTYELRATHRGKFNLPAIFGESLYDKSIQYRGVSETIEVL; this is translated from the coding sequence GTGAAGCGTGTTTTAAAGTTCATCCTAAGTTTTTTTCGTGCGATCTTTGGGAAGTGGAGGTTGGCATTGTCGTGGGACAAGCCTGCTTGGCTGAGCAAACTTTGTAATAAATTGACCTCATCGTTTTTAGGCCGCGCTTGTGCCAATGTTAAAAATAAAGCTCAGTCTTCAAAACTGTCCCAACCCAGATACCTAGCCTTTTTGGGGTTAGGAGCTATGGTGTTAAGTGGTCTGCTGGTTGCGGGGTATTCGGCGTACCAAAAGTACCTCGAGTCCTTACCTAAACCCGATTATGTAGGGGTCAGCATCTCTGCCCCTCAAAATACTAATCCTGAAACCAAAGAGATTCATGGGTTACGCATTCATTTTTCAAAGTCAGCGGCTCCAATGGATCAAATCGGCAAAGAGGTCACTGAAAATGCACCTACTCTATCCCCAGCACTTTCTGGAACGTGGCATTGGGAAAGTGATAAGTCCTTGGTGTTTACGCCCCAAGCAGACCTTGTCGCCTTTCAAAATGACTGGTTAGTGGGAAGCACCTATACTGTCTCTTTAAATACTAAACTGTTTCCTTCTCACCTTTTGTTTTCAAAAACCAAATATGAATTTAATACGGCGGCCCTCTTCCCCAGAACTACGAATAGTGAGTTTTATATTCATCCTAACAATAATAAAATCAGAAAGGCTCTGTTTACTGTGACCAGCAGTATTCCTTTAGATGCTGAAGATTTTAAAAAGAAAGTTTCTCTTAAAATTAGTACCAAAGAGAATGCTTTAATAGGTAAGGGATCACAAAGTCTAACACCTACCATATCTTTTAATCCCGAACTCACCCAAGCTTATATTGAATCTCCTGCCTTGGATATGGTGGGGCCCGATAGGCAAGTGGAACTTAAGCTGGAAAAGAATCTACAATCTTTACGAGGAGGACAAGGTTCTACAGAAAGTTTAAGTGCCAGCGTCGATGTACCAGGTAAATTCAGTGCTTTTAAAGTCGAAAAACCTCAAATCATTTTTGCGCGCAATGAAAAGTTTGAGCCTGAACAGATCATCACCCTAGAAACTAAGGTGGGAGTAAAATCCGAAGACCTTTTGAAGTCCTTAAAGCTGTACTTGTTGCCTGAAACTCACGATCGAGTACGTCAAGTGCAGCATGGAGCTACAGTGACAGCTAAGGATGTGCGAGAATGGTACGAATCAGACATCAACAGCACGGCCCTCAATAACGCCGAGGTGCTCACGCCCATTGCGATTCCCACCCCTACGCCCTACAGCCAAACTCACAGTTTTAAAATCATTGTACCAGTAGACCGTTATTTGTACTTCTCTTTATCCAAAGGCATTAAAGCAATGGGAGATTACGAACTGGGGAAGGATGTACAGCACGTTGTTTATTCTCCTAATTATACTCCTGAGCTGATGTTTATGAGCGACGGGGCCATTCTTTCTTTGTCAGGGGACGGTAAACTGCCTTTGCTGGCTAGGAACGTAAAGCAAGTGGAGTTTGAGATATCCAGAGTTCTTCCTGAGCATATTAACTTTTTAATTTCCAGGATGGTTTATAATAATTCCTTTACCCATCCCTATCATCAAGACATTGAGGATTTTATTTCAGAAAGAAAAGTCGAAAAACAAAATATTCCTTTTCATTCTGAAACCGAAACTCAATATTTTTCTCTGGATCTAAAAAGCCATAAGGCCCGATCTGGATTTCTGTATGTCAGGTCCAAAGCTTTACAAGCAGGAGGGGTTCAAAAAGGGCGAAACAGTTACTACCAACTGCCCTCCACAGAACGACTGATTTTGATCACTGATCTGGGCATGATTGCCAAACACACCGCCGACCAAGAACTGTATGTGTATGTGCAAAATTTGCGTACAGGTCAACCTATGGCTCAAGCTAAAGTGGACATCTTGGGGCAAAACGGTATTCCAGTTTTGACCAAGATGACGGACAGCCAAGGTCATGTAGTTTTCCCTAAATTTAATTTCCAAAGAGAGAAAAAACCTTTGGCCATTGTGGCAAGGTCTGGAGCAGATGTCTCTTATCTTCCTTATCAAATTCCCAATCGTGAGTTGGCCTATTCCAGATTTAATACAGGAGGCATTCACAAGCCTTCCCAATCTGAAGAGCTTTCGGCGATGTTATTTTCGGATAGAGGACTTTATCGCCCTGGAGAAACGGTCAACATTGGAATGATCCTACGCTCACATCTGGAGAACACTTCTGAGATCGAAAAACTTCCTCTTGTTGTGAAGGTCCTTGATCCTAGAGGAAACTACATCAAACAAGAAAAACAAAAAATCCCTCTGTTTGGTTTAAAAGACTTTCACTTTACCACTCAAGAAACCAGCCCTACAGGAACTTATGTTGTCCAACTGTATGTGACCAAGACCAACAACAATTACACTTATGATCAGCTGATCTCTTCAACTCAAGTTGTGCTTGAAGAGTTTCAACCTGACAAACTAAAGATTCATACACAGCTCACCCCTGCTAAAACTGTGGGCTGGGTGCCACTGACCAAACTCACTGCACGCGTCAGTCTGAAGAACTTATTTGGAACCGCAGCTGAAAATCGAATGATTAAAAGCGAGCTGGAATTGATCCCCACTGTGCCACGAACAGAAAAATACCGTGACTACATCTTTAAATACTCCCGAGAGCATTTACAGACTGTAAAAGAAAACTTGGTGGATAAAACCACGGATAAAAATGGAGAAGTAGAGTTTGATATTGATCTTGAAAAATACGAAGGCTTTTACTCTGTGATCTTGCGTACCCAAGGTTATGAAACAGGAGCTGGGCGCAGTGTGGAGGCTTCAGCTTCCGTCTTTGCCAGCACTTGGAAGACCATTGTGGGATATAAGACGGACGGGTCTTTAAACTATATTAAAAGAGACTCTGCACGAAGTATCAATTTGGTGGCCTTAAACTCTGATCTTGTGCCTTCGGCGGAGGATGTCACTTTGCAATTGCATGAGACACAGTATGTGTCCGCACTGATGAAACAAAACGATGGCACCTACCGATATCAGTCCATCAAAAAAGAAGTTCTTCTGAACGAAGATCAAAAAAATATTCCTGCGTCGGGCCTGAAACTGACCTTGCCCACGGATAAAGCTGGGGACTTTGTTTATCTGGTTAAAAATAAAGAGGGGCAAGAGATCAATCGCATTGAATTCAAAGTGATGGGTACGACCAATTTGACCCGTTCATTAGATAGAAATGCCGAACTGCAAATTGTGTTAAACAAAGAGGACTACCAGCCTGGGGAAGAGATTGAACTGCAAATTCTTGCCCCTTATAAAGGTTCGGGTCTTATCACCATTGAAAGAGAAAATGTCTTTGCTCAAAAGTGGTTCACCACCCAATCAAACACTACGATAGAGCGCATACGCATTCCTAATACCGTATCTGGGAATGCCTATGTCAATGTCACTTTCTTGCGAGCCATAGATTCTTCAGAAATTTACACCAGTCCCTTAAGCTATGGTGTGCAGCCTTTTTCGATCAGTCTTGATAAATATAAAACTCAGGTGAATTTACAGGCACCAGAAAAAGTAAAACCAGGACAGGCTCTTAACATTCAGTACTCTGCCAGCCGACCGACCTCACTGATTTTATATGGGGCAGATGAGGGTATTTTACAGGTGGCCAAGTACACACTGCCTAACCCTATTTTACACTTTTTTAAAAAGCAGGCCTTACAAGTAAGAACCTTTCAACTTTTAGATTTACTGCTGCCTGAGTACTCTGTACTTAAAAACACGTCCTCTCCTGGAGGTGATGATTTTAACGAAGCCTTACAACGCAACTTAAATCCCTTTAAAGCCAAGTCCCTCAAGCCCGTGGTCTTTTGGTCTGGAGTGCTAAGTGCCTCTCAAAAACCACAAACTTTCAGTTACGAAGTGCCTGATTATTTTAATGGCTCTATTAAAATAATGGCGGTCGCAAGTTCTAAACAAGGTTTAGGAGCTAGCGAAACAGGCTCTATTTCTAGAGGGGATTTTATTATTTCTCCAACTACACCTGTCTTTGTCACCCCAGATGATGAAATTGAAGTAGGTGTGAATGTTTCTAATCAAAGTGAAAATCCGAATGCCTCGTCTTCACTGACTGTGAAAGTCGTAAGTTCTTCTCATCTGAGTGTCTCGGGGGCTTCGGAACAGACTCTTAATGTACCCGTGGGTAGAGAAGAAGGAACATCTTTTAAATTCAAAGCCCGTAGAGAGTTTGGAGCCGCAAACTTAAAGTTTGAAGTCCATAATGGAACTGAAAGTGCCAAGTACTCTCACGAACTCAGTGTCAGGCCCGCCACACCTTATATCACGACCATTCAAGCGGGCATTCAGGACTCTTTACCTCTTACGATTGCAAACCCAAGAGTTTTAGCTCCTGAGCTGGCTTCTCAATCTTTAAGTTTATCCTTCTTACCTTTATCTATTGGCACAGCACTGGTGCAGTACCTAGAGAGCTTCCCGTACGGATGCACAGAGCAGATCGTTTCTAAAGCTGTGCCTTTATTACTGACCTATGCCTATGACGTAGGAACTGAGCGCGCTTCTACGACCCATGCTCACGTGATCTCGATGCTACAGCGTCGACAAAAAACTGATGGCGGTTTTGCTTTGTACGAAGGCTCGGGGTCGTCACACACTCCAGCCACTCTGTACGCGATCACCTACTTACAAGAGGCCCAAAAGCACAATCTTGAAGTTCCAGAAGAGATGCAGGAACAGCTTAAAGAGTATTTAAATTCACAAGACCTCAGAGCCTTTGGCAATGTCCATCAGGTTCGCATGTTCACTCAATCGCTTTATCTGCGAGCACGCTATGGTGAAAACCCAAAATCAGACTTGGTGTACCTAGAACAACTTTTAGAAAAGAACTTTAAAGGTCAGTGGGAGCAAGATGTAACAGCCATATATCTGGCGGGCCTGTATCAAATCATTCAAAATAAAAACAAAGGGTGGGATATTCTAAAACGTGTTAAGATGAATGAGAAGATCAGCAGTAATTATGAATACTACTACGATTCTGCGATTCGTAATGGAGTTTATCTTAGAATCATTGCTCAACATTTTCCAGAACGACTAGCTTCTGTGTTGAACCATGAAACATGGAAGTCTCTTTTAAACCCACTTCTTAATGGTCAGTACAATACAAACTCTGCAGCTCATATTCTATTGGCATTCAGTTCTTTGGATAATGAAAAGAATAAGGATGGATTTCCTCAAGGACTTAAAACTGAGCAAACCTTCCAAGATGGAAAGACCAGCGAGTTGACCTTGGCTTCGGGGTTGGTGTCTAAAACTCAAATTGATTTAGGTGTCACCAAGCTACAACTTAAAGGAACTGCGCCAACTCCTCTTTTTTATAGCTTAACTCAAAGTGGATTTGACGCTGAATTGCCCACTCAAGAAGTCAAAAAGCGCATTGAAATCAGTCGTGTGGTGGAAAATCAAAGTGGCACACCTATCAAACAAGTCAAAATGGGGGATAATATCTATATTAAGGTGCGCTGGCGCACACTGAAGTCCGAAGGAGTCCCCCACCTAGTGATTGTTGATCTTTTCCCTGCGGGATTTGAATTGGTCAGTTCAAGTGTCAATCAAAACTCTGCCTCTTATGTGGACTACATTGATAAACGTGAAGATCGTTTGGTGATTTATGGTTATGCCAACGCCGAGATGGGGCAAACCACATACGAGCTGCGAGCCACTCATAGAGGTAAATTTAATTTGCCAGCTATTTTTGGCGAGTCACTTTATGACAAGAGCATTCAGTACAGAGGAGTGAGTGAAACGATTGAAGTTTTATAA